The sequence below is a genomic window from Pecten maximus chromosome 14, xPecMax1.1, whole genome shotgun sequence.
ctgtttcttatcactgatcacatatattgggtttttgactattatgtgttattgctacttaagtgtgatttTTTTCGGCTTCAgcgataatgtatttctttgtacttatgtgcaacagacatcgcgagagtttaattctcctacatataatattgactcctacaaaaagaagttgagtgatcatgattggttgactacgagaggcattttatcaaatctcatatttaccatactgattgctcatgatcatatttcatccggcctagtaaactctagaaaaaaacatcttaatttatgaaagtagctaactcctttaatgtatgtgtaaaaattaagtatatatatatatcgtacaaaacatcaaacttctaatatggtagaaatgaaacatacatttaggctgactgcctgataatataatacaatttgtatagagtttacaatcctttgacattcagctcataatatacaccattataatttgatctgtcgtcatgcgtcggtcttcttcttaagaccaagatatcgcagaatggtgtacaaaaggttcttaagctgttttatcaaaattgttaatttcatggccccctatgtgtcgcattctccctggggagaggatacattttactatagtttatatagaaaactcatcacacatattttagcataatttgtttcattttcattggaaattggttagcacgtggttagggcaaacttttctcaatgatatattgtcagagaatgtcaaggccaacgacttgttatgggttcgaatgtcaaaaataaaaatcttatattgattatttttttccatttcatatgaaagaacatagtccactgaaacagaatgtgcatattttattgtcatcagataaaaatatggcagaaagatatggcacttggaaaagaatcataaagctattttctccagccaaaattaaaaaataatccaaaattgcagaataaaggtttctgctcttttatctataatatacacatgaaggcttgatgtttggcgcatcgataacgtatggctggctacaaatgttatacttatatttgaccttgaccttcattcaaggtcatgggggtcaaatgatcaagaaaattcaaagttctttcaaattattaatttgggtcacattttaaagaatcagcccttttaaaggtgtgtgcaatgcatcaaggtcaaataatcaaaatgacgcagatatggcacttttaaaaagaaattcctaccaaaattaaaaaattacccaaaactgcacatacataCGAAGGCTGGATACATGTAagatgtgtgactggctacaaatattgagtttatctctctgaccttgaccttcattcacattttaaagaaccggctcttatgaaggtgtgtgcgaagtttcaaaggcaaattattaaaaatgatgcagacatgccctttaaagaatgttttcttgccaaaatcaaaaattatctataaattgcaattcaattgttggctcaaaaggggtcaatttggctcaattgacggaaataacttcttctctgaaactaagcaatcgatatagctcatacttgactggtagcatccttttgggtagggattcaaaattgtaaaaatggtggggttgacccccggggggcagggtcaaaaggggtcaattggtttctctgaaactaagttatggatataactcacattggtgtggtagcaatccctatgggattgtacccaaagtcaatttcatttcatggattgattgcacaatttggtataaaacctacattcgtatggtagcatggttatggggtgggtattcaaaattgtacgaatgttggggttaacctcccgggggctgaaggatgggaccaaaataggtcaatttcgctaaattgacatttttagaataacaataaaccaatgtacatgtacccatataaaatgcttatgatatattgacaaataaacttagcatcatttttgtttcatatctcataaaaccaggtgagcgatacaggccctctgggcctcttgttttatctgtgaaaccattcagatcccaactccataatcttgctggacaacaagagatgaacacaatcctgatgtcaaaataggcccagggttctttccccaccccaagggccTTATACAAtcaaattgaattgatatcaaatatgaaagttttcttcaatattttgcatgtaaaacgctgtatatttatatacagtacctatagctactaggctattatctacatcttggtgctaaattaaaaagcaacaaatcacaaatcacagtttattgttaatattgccattggatctattaaaatagatggaattgatatctaattttgaaataattgtccttaaaaatgaggtctttgttgaaaaaaaaagtgtaataacttttaaaagctgtcaatctaatttattctaagatcaaaatagaaaggaataaacaattttgtttacaagatattgaaagacattgcacactttcaacaaaaaaaggaGCAaacactccctgtattttcaatacatatcgtgtattgttataacttatcgaaatgcatatcatattgtttcgacatttctaatacccaggcctataaaatataagtttgttttaaacacataaatgcaaattttgaactacttaagtataaaagatggtttaaagtatgaatgttaatgacatgtacctaagtagaagttgatttgaaaaaaaattaaaatgtttgactttttaagtaaaggtttgattgaaataagaatggtttaactacttttagaagtaggtttgcaacttttaagatggtttaaaccattatgtacatcgaaacagtctaaaccattacattcatcaggactgtgaaaaccattatgtccagttggtttgacacacttaagtggaaatgtttagtcatgttgatatcagtttaatttgtattcttgctttatttcaaatatctccttttacatctgactaacgcctcctacagtactttcagtactttgattgtCATCGACATCACCACTCCCTATATCATGGTCAGAATCAATATCTTTTACACAATAGATTGTCGTCTTCAGCATCCCTTCCAGTGTCACCATGTCATCCACATCCTCAAGGGAGGCTACACTTACCATGTCACTTCTTTCATGGCTGCTTTTCTCTGGGAAAAATGTCAAAACTCCTACCGTATATGTCTGCTGTAAGCACACTATCAGGTATCTGACAACATCGAAATTATGTGGAAGAGACAtgatacaatttacatatatatatagatgtcaaAAGAAGGCACTACAGATAACGTGAAACACCATTCGCTTCAATATTTTTCTGGATTGAACACATCTATTGATATTTACAGTTAACAttaatgaatgttaattaaGAGACATCTAGTTAAGAAAATATCTATGAATAGAAACGCATGCAAAAGAGATCTTAAAAGCgatattttgcatttttgcAAAGCAAGTGGGGTTTCCATTATTGTGCATTTACAGAAAtagaatgaaaatattatgtCAGTCAGAATTTGTTTTCTTCCCTTTTCATTGGCTAGAACTTAGGACCAAAATCCTATGTTGCGGTTCatatatggtatacatgtatatataaaaaaaatgtatttttcaggTTTGTCGCCATGGCAGCGTCAAGACTTGTGAATGTGATCAACCTTGGACGAATGGGGTTCATGTCGGCCTACAGTGTCCAGAAAAACTTTGTACGTCAGATATTGGATACAGTAGCTAGTGGTCAGAAGGTCTTTGGTCAGAATGTCCTTCTCCTGGCAGAGCACAATCCAGTGTACACCATTGGTCTTCGGGACCATACCTACACAGAGGACATGGCTAGTGAGCTCCGCTCCAAGGGGGCTGAGTTCTATAAGACCGACCGTGGAGGTCTGATAACATTCCATGGTCCGGGGCAGTTAGTCGTTTATCCTATTCTCAACCTTCATGAGTTTGAACCTAGCATGCGCTGGTATGTTGCAGCTCTAGAGAAGACCATGATAAAAACATGCAAGCATTTTGACCTAGATGCCACAACAACAGATAATGTTGGTGTCTGGATACAGGACAGGAAGATTGGAGCAATAGGTTAGTAAAATGAAGATTGATGGGTGTATTATCAATTTAGTATGCAACGtaaaatttaaacttttataATCAAGATTTAAAAGCtgatacatttttatgttttctgGTGCTAGGTATACATTAGATTAgtaaaagatttaaaaacttGTATTTTTCTGTTGGCAGGTGTACACGGTAGCAGATTTGTGACACACCACGGTATTGCTCTTAACTGTAACACTGATCTCACTTGGTTCAAACACATTGTTCCGTGTGGAATTGAGGGTAAAGATGTGACATCGCTGTCTAAAGAACTCCAGCAGCCTGTGCTAATCAAGGACACTATCAGTGCCTTCCTTCAGTCCTTTGAGCGAGAGTTTCAGTGTTCATTCAGCTTTGCATACATGGAGGACTCGGACTTGGATCTTATCACTAAAGAGCATTTTGTTCATCAGGAAAAAAAGGTGGCCATGCGTCCACAGTGGTGAAGTGTTCTGTGGGTTAATTTGTGTGTATGCGAATCTCGAATAACAATGAGCAATATCTATAGAGTACAAACATACTGTGTGATGAGGGGGTATAGTGTACAGAATGTTTAATAGACAACATAGCCATTTACCTCTTATAAGGGGGTATAGTGTACAGAATGTTTAATAGACAACATAGTCATTTACCTCTTATGAGGGGGTATATTGTACTGTTTCAATAgacaatatacagtaaaacatctttATAACGAATCTCTGGGGACCAAGGATATTTAATAGTACAGGGAAAAAAAATGGTGACTACAAAGCCGTTTCCAAAATGAATGCAACAAGAATAGTACGTAATTGTAAATGGGACCTCATGgctgatacatgtaacaaacaccGAATTTGTTTGTCAATCTTACCTGTGTTGGACACAGGTAtcgatacatttgtatacatacaACTCACCATTGTGCTAGAAGTCTGGCGTCACACAAGTATTGCGACATGCCCGAGGCCACTACATTTTATGGTTAATAATTAGCATTGATATTTACCTGAGCGGACCTAGAAAATGCTCTGCTATTGGCagtcatttgttatatatttgcaattttacatacaaatgataGGGCATCTGGCAGGGAATGAAAAACACAACGTTATAGCCATGAATTTGTTGTAAGTGTGTTcgttataaacatgttttactgtactcGGTTACCTCTAATGACTAAGAATATTTACCTGTTACCTCTAATGAGTGGGTATTTACTAGATTACCTTTAACGAGGTGGTTAATTAACTAAACAGATTACTGGTACCTTTAACGAGGTGGTTTAATTAACTAAACAGATTACCTTTAACGAGGTGCTTTAGTTAACTACACAGGTTATCTTTTATTAGTAGGTATTTTAACTAGACTAATAACCTAATGCCATATGTATTATAAAACAGGTGCCCTCTATTGAGAATCTTTAAACAGGTGTATACAGCTGACTTCTAATGACAGGTACATAATTTATGTCCTCTAAACATTTGACCTCAGGTGACTATAATAAACCTCAAACTAGATGTCTGTATCAATACTTTTACTCCAAATGAACTTGTATAATAGGACAAGAATAGGATATCTATTATTTTTTGCTGATacaatacttttttttcaaattttcatcaTTAGAATGAAAGGTCACAGTGACACTGAGGTCATCACGACAAAAGGTCATGCAGAGGTCATCAGAAGAAAAGATAACCCTGAGCCTCGAGTCATCGGAATGAAGTTACCATTCTGATGTTATCTTATAGAAGGTCACATGGAGTTAACAGTAAGAGTTACACACTCCTAGTGTAAGATCACACACAGAAGTCAATATGGTTTGATTTCAAGTAACTACAATGGCCACACTCAATATTCATACTATTCCAGTATTGAGTGTCATGGCCAcgaaaataagataaaatacgTATACTGTGTCATTATCTTTTTCGAAGGTGAAATGTTGGAATCTTCCAAACCTGTACAATGTGATTTCTGGTAGATAGGATATCTGACCTACATATCAGCCAGTACACATAGAATTTAGAATAGATATGACCTAGATAGCGACTAGTATGCTTGTAGTTTAGAATACCCGCTCGTAGTTTAGAATACCCGGTAGATATGACCTAGATAGCGACTAGTACGCTCGTAGTTTAGAATACCCGGTAGATATGACCTAGATAGCAACTAGTACGCTCGTAGTTTAGAATACCCGGTAGATATGACCTAGATAGCGACTAGTACGCTCGTAGTTTAGAATACCCGGTAGATATGACCTAGATAGCGACTAGTACGCTCGTAGTTTAGAATACCCGGTAGATATGACCTAGATAGCGACTAGTACAGGTGTAGTTCAGAATACACGGTAGATATGACCTAGATAGCGACTAGTACAGGTATAGTTTAGAATACCCGGTAGATATGACCTTGATAGCGACTAGTACGCTCGTAGTTTAGAATACCCGGTAGATATGACCTAGATAGCGACTAGTACGCTCGTAGTTTAGAATACCCGGTAGATATGACCTAGATAGCGACTAGTACGCTCGTAGTTTAGAATACCCGGTAGATATGACCTAGATAGCGACTAGTACGCTCGTAGTTTAGAATACCCGGTAGATATGACCTAGATAGCGACTAGTAAAGGCATAGTTTAGAATACCCGGTAGATATGACCTAGATAGCGACTAGTACGCTCGTAGTTTAGAATACCCGGTAGATATGACCTAGATAATGACTAGTACACTCGTAGTTTAGAATACCAGGTAGATATGACCTAGATAGCGACTAGTACGCTCGTAGTTTAGAATACCCGGTAGATATGACCTAGATAGCGACTAGTACACTCGTAGTTTAAAATACCAGGTAGATATGACCTAGATAGCGAGTAGTACGCTCGTAGTTTAGAATACCCGGTAGATATGACCTAGATAATGACTAGTACGCTCGTAGTTTAGAATACCCGGTAGATATGACCTAGATAGCAACTAGTACGCTCGTAGTTTAGAATACCCGGTAGATATGACCTAGATAGCAACTAGTACGCTCGTAGTTTAGAATACCCGGTAGATATGACCTAGATAGCGACTAGTACCCTCGTAGTTTAGAATACCCGGTAGATATGACCTAGATAGCGACTAGTACAGGTGTAGTTCAGAATACCCGGTAGATATGACCTAGATAGCGACTAGTACAGGTATAGTTTAGAATACCTGGTAGATATGACCTTGATAGCAACTAGTACGCTCGTAGTTTAGAATACCCGGTAGATATGACCTAGATAGCGACTAGTACGCTCGTAGTTTAGAATACCCGGTAGATATGACCTAGATAGCAACTAGTAAAGGCATAGTTTAGAATACCCGGTAGATATGACCTAGATAGCGACTAGTACGCTCGTAGTTTAGAATACCCGGTAGATATGACCTAGATAATGACTAGTACGCTCGTAGTTTAGAATACCCGGTAGATATGACCTAGATAGCGACTAGTACGCTCGTAGTTTAGAATACCCGGTAGATATGACCTAGATAATGACTAGTACACTCGTAGTTTAGAATACCCGGTAGATATGACCTAGATAGCGACTAGTACGCTCGTAGTTTAGAATACCCGGTAGATATGACCTAGATAGCGACTAGTACACTCGTAGTTTAAAATACCAGGTAGATATGACCTAGATAGCGAGTAGTACGCTCGTAGTTTAGAATACCCGGTAGATATGACCTAGATAATGACTAGTACGCTCGTAGTTTAGAATACCCGCTCGTAGTTTAGAATACCCGGTAGATATGACCTAGATAGCGACTAGTACAGGCGTAGTTTAGAATAGATATGACCTAGATAGCGACTAGTACGGGCATAGTTTAGAAAGTTACCTAGATATCAACACAGGTAGATTAGTATGTGTGATTATTGAATGCCATGGTTGAAAGTGTGGAGAACTATTGTGCTGTTTGACTAGTTTTGTGTTGAATTATGCTATGCTAGCATGATGATGAGATTTTGTATTGATACAAGCGGCAATATCACTTTGACTGAAATATGTCTTTGAGGCATGGTGCTGCGTCTGATGTCCGTCTGGCCTTCCATCTGCCCAGCCATCCTGCTGgtgtcaacttttccatttaaacatcTCCTCTGCAATAACCAAGAGATCCACAGACCGGATATTGAACTTATGGAATACTTGGATGAAGAACTTTTATGTTTGGTATAAACGAACAACTTTGACatattttcaaggtcataggtgtcaaatgtcttttttattagctcacctagtccaaaggaccaaggtgagcttatgccctACCGTGGCGTCTGTCTGTCAACAATTACCTTGGAAACATGATAACTgcagtaaatatcaaccaagtttgatgaaactctgtatgtagatatatatattgacaagatCTTGGACAAGTTTGAAAATGGTCTGGAGAATTATTTGGCAGTGTTGTATGTCGTATAAATGAAGAATGTGACACCCTAAGGGTGGGAGAAAGGGGCCTAATAGGGGTAAtgaaatagaaaagaaaaaaaatacaggaTTTAAAtccacctgtagtttgaaccattggtgggagaggcagttcaaaagtaggaaaatatttgaaatgtaacttaaattagagtattttgccataattactgaaatatccaggtgaacgatctgggcctcttgtctaaATAAACAAAAGAGTTGCATTTATGATATGGACTAGGATTTTCTGGGTTGAAGGGACACAGAGTTTGCTGAAATGAATACACTTGGCCTACTCTCATATTGAAGCGAAGAAGTATTCAACTTAACAGCCATGATCAATTTTAAATTCCCATTAGAatcaggtgagtgatacaggcctaTTGCGCCTCTTGTTCACTTAATCCACTTTAAGTGTAGTTGTTAATGAATATTAGTCAATTATGTTGAAATTTTTGATGTCCTATGGCTTTTAAGCATTGTAGGTGGCTAAACTTTTTGTCAGCGAATTATTATGAGGTCACAATTAAGTAAGTTCAATATTANNNNNNNNNNNNNNNNNNNNNNNNNNNNNNNNNNNNNNNNNNNNNNNNNNNNNNNNNNNNNNNNNNNNNNNNNNNNNNNNNNNNNNNNNNNNNNNNNNNNAATACATTGCTTGACTCCTCCCTGCTTCTCCTTGATTAAAAGGTGTTTGCAGCTCTTGAAATATTTGTGAGAACTGTTtagatgtgtgtatgtgtgtgtggtaAATCAAGTAATTACAAGTGTTCAACATAATGGTTTGTGGTATAATTTGGCAGTAATATTTAACTTATGTGTGATTAAAGATCAAAGCATCTCAATTGATGACAATCGTAGAAAGTCTGTGCATGTATTGGTATTAATGGATTGTTCTATCCAAACTTTATGTAGCTCcttaattcaaattttacacaaaaataCACATCATTACTTTTAGAAGAATATAATGGAAAGCTAAAAGATGTTACAAATGATAATTACCCACAAAACTACTAAAATAGATTTTTCTATGTTTCCTGCCATTAGAACCATGTATCCATGGCTACAGGTTTAGGGGATACACATTCTACagcattttatcatacagacagAACAGTTTGTTTTCTGTATTTCCAATCATGCATCTGTCGACTCCTTAATGCTCACCTGAGGTGCTTGTAAAGTACCTGTTAAATACAGGTAATTTTGTCTTGACATTTCCAATTAACCCATTTGAAGATGATTTTCgtttttcattgaaataaaaccTTTTAATCATGCCCTGTATTATTTCTGGTTCTTTCTCAAAATAATTAAATGCTCAGACAACTTCTCTTCTAACTCCAGTTCACAGGTGACGGGGTCAAAGAAAGTAACATTTTACATTGGAATGTTAATTGTTTGACTCCAAGTTCATGCTAAATCATTTCCTAACAATGCCTAATATAAACTGCACTGCCTGTCAATCTAGATTTCATTTACAATAACTTTATCATTTATTTCTCTAAAACTGCCATTTGTTCAGCAATTCTGTTCAGAAATATGAGATTTATGCCACTTATCTCATTCTTATACTGGCTCACCACGATTATGAGTGCTACATGGACTATATTGtgttcatttgtttatattttgttattgataattGTAAAAAAGATTAATGACGCACAGTTAGGAAGGATCAATGGtctaagtatttatatatcaaacagCACTTGTGATCACTCTTATAACTGATTatgtattcaaatattttaagatTGGTCTTCCTAAATTAAGTTGTTTCATTAAGCTTTGACCAATAAAATCTTTAtttgatgaaattatttttaccTTGTTATTCACCAGTATAAAACCTGTGATGAAATGGAAATGAAGCATATTCTTCATTGAAGTAAAATGgatgtttattgttttacatactacatttgtacatttgttttactttttagtCCACCATCATCGGATggtcgtccgtccctccctccctccctta
It includes:
- the LOC117342056 gene encoding putative lipoyltransferase 2, mitochondrial gives rise to the protein MAASRLVNVINLGRMGFMSAYSVQKNFVRQILDTVASGQKVFGQNVLLLAEHNPVYTIGLRDHTYTEDMASELRSKGAEFYKTDRGGLITFHGPGQLVVYPILNLHEFEPSMRWYVAALEKTMIKTCKHFDLDATTTDNVGVWIQDRKIGAIGVHGSRFVTHHGIALNCNTDLTWFKHIVPCGIEGKDVTSLSKELQQPVLIKDTISAFLQSFEREFQCSFSFAYMEDSDLDLITKEHFVHQEKKVAMRPQW